From the genome of Acomys russatus chromosome 27, mAcoRus1.1, whole genome shotgun sequence, one region includes:
- the Zfp42 gene encoding zinc finger protein 42 homolog encodes MMKKVAKKSDQKEPEGRALSTANLKQDDEMQAQMTPPYITYIIEEEGVCSESSPEPEEDDFPDGYIECVISGEFSQPALEEDLLFKSFENLEEAEHNLSHHVLEENSLLECSLEYTTKEMTQEKSQAKGELPLQRVEENSELGCFESTSSRQLPVGKASAIDLSGHKQLAGFAGEKEKGSEYLGALSMVECPHSGCRKPLRDKNALRKHMLVHSPREHVCAECGKGFAESSKLKRHFLVHTGEKPFQCTFEGCGKRFSLDFNLRTHVRIHTGERRFVCPFDGCEKRFVQSNNLKTHILTHAKAGKKC; translated from the coding sequence ATGATGAAGAAAGTGGCAAAGAAAAGTGACCAGAAAGAGCCGGAAGGAAGAGCCCTCAGTACAGCGAACCTAAAACAAGATGACGAAATGCAAGCCCAGATGACACCTCCTTACATAACATACATCATCGAGGAGGAAGGTGTGTGCAGTGAGAGCAGCCCCGAGCCTGAGGAAGATGACTTCCCTGATGGTTACATAGAGTGCGTCATAAGCGGTGAGTTTTCTCAGCCCGCTTTGGAAGAGGATTTGCTTTTTAAATCCTTCGAAAACCTAGAGGAAGCTGAACACAACCTTTCTCACCATGTTCTTGAAGAAAATTCTCTTCTTGAATGTTCTTTGGAATACACGACAAAGGAAATGACACAAGAGAAAAGTCAGGCCAAGGGAGAGCTGCCTCTGCAGAGAGTTGAAGAGAACTCAGAACTTGGCTGTTTTGAGTCCACGAGCAGCAGGCAGCTTCCTGTTGGAAAAGCATCGGCGATTGATTTATCGGGTCATAAGCAGCTTGCAGGGTTtgctggagagaaggaaaagggcagTGAATATCTTGGTGCTTTATCAATGGTAGAGTGTCCTCACAGTGGGTGCAGGAAGCCACTGAGGGATAAAAATGCCCTGAGGAAACACATGCTTGTTCACAGTCCAagggagcatgtgtgtgcagagtgTGGAAAAGGTTTTGCAGAGAGCTCGAAACTCAAGCGCCATTTTCTggttcatactggagagaagccatTTCAGTGCACGTTCGAAGGGTGTGGGAAGCGCTTCTCGCTAGATTTCAACTTGCGCACCCATGTCCGCATCCACACCGGTGAGAGACGCTTTGTGTGTCCCTTTGACGGCTGCGAGAAGAGGTTTGTTCAGTCAAATAACCTGAAGACTCACATCCTCACGCATGCCAAGGCAGGGAAGAAATGCTGA